The Verrucomicrobiota bacterium sequence TGCCCCAGTTTGGCGTCCGTTGTGAAATCATCCAACCATCACCGGTGTTTGGCGGTCGTCTGCCATCCAATCGCGGTTTGGGAAAATGGCTCGGCTACCTGGATAAATATCTACTTTTCCCGAAAAGCCTTGCACGTGCGGCAGGGCGATGGATGTCCGGCCCGCCACAGGATGCATTAATTCATATCCTGGATCACTCCAATGCGGTTTATACCCGGGTCTTGCAACCTTGGCCGCATCTGGTGACCTGTCTGGACTGTTTGGCGATTCGCTCCGCTCAAAATGAATTTCCTGAAAATCCCACCCGCTGGACGGGGAAACAACTTCAGCAGGCAATTCTCGGTGGTTTAAACCGTGCCTGCCATATTGCGGCTGCCTCCCTGGCAACCGCACGCGATGTAGGGCGCCTGTGCACCTTGCCGCCCCAACGGCTGAGCACAATTCACCTTGCCCTAAATTATGGCTATGCGCCAATGGGGGAAAGTGAGGCTGCGCGGCACATTAAAGCTTTATTATCGCGGGCGTCGTTTTCGGCCACGAAGTTGGTAGAACCCTTTCTCCTGCATGTTTCCGGCAACCAATGGTACAAAAATCGTCCAGGTCTATTGCGGATGTACCTCCTGCTTGTGCAGCAGCAACCCACAGTTCCGCGATTGATATTGGTTGGGGAACCGTTGCCCAATGTTCTGCGTCGTTTTATCGCCGAGCACGGCTTGTCGGATCACGTCACGGTCCTTACGGATTGTGGTGATGAGGAGTTGCGCGCCTTATATACGCGGGCGGAATTGGTATTATTCCCCTCGTTGGCCGAGGGGTTTGGGTGGCCTATTCTTGAAGCTCAGGCATGTGGCGGTCGCGTCCTCACCAGCGACGTTGAGCCCATGCCGGAAGTGGCCGGAGCATCCGCATTTTTTGTCAATCCGCGTGATGATCGAGCGGCGGCTGAGGTGTTGGGCCAGGCCATTCAAGAACCCGCGGCGTCGCGGCGGGCGCGGATCGCTGAAGGTTTGCAAAATGTGCAACGGTTTTCATTGGACAACATGATGACGCAATACGTCCAACTCTACCGGAATTTAATCAAACAATGACGTGAAGCTGCTGCACTCCATTCGTACCGTGAATCCTGCTCGCGGAGGTCCCATCGAGGTGGTCCGGCAGTTCGGCCTGGAGCATCAGCGCGCTGGACATGACGTGCGGGTGGCATCCCTTGACCACCCCTTGGATGCTTGGGTGCGAGCGTTTCCTTTTCCGGTGATCGCGTATGGGCCAGCTCACTTTAATTTTGGATACCGTGCGGATTTTGTATCACGCCTGATCCAGGATGCGCGTGAAATGGATGCGGTGATTATCCATGGGCTCTGGCAGTATAGCGGGCTGGGGGTCTGGCGAGCGTTTCGTCATCGTCACCCGCCCTATTGCATTTTTCCTCATGGCATGTTGGATCCGTGGTTCAAACGTCAATATCCGCTCAAGCACTTTAAACAAATGGTGTACTGGCGGTTGGCCGAACGGCGCATTTTGCGCGATGCGCGCGCGGTATTATTTACATGTGAAGAAGAGCGGCGGCTGGCACAAAACACGTTTCAGCCATATCATTGCACCGAACGGATCACGCATTTGGGTGTGGAACCTCCACCCGCCAACGCCGAATCAGCGCGCCAGGCATTTTTGAATCATTTTGAAAGTTTGAAAGGCTCCCGGTTGTTGCTGTTTCTGGGACGCTTGCATCCCAAGAAAGGCGTGGATCTGCTGTTGCGTGCTTTTGCGAAAATCGCGATTTTAAATGCGAATTGGAAATTAGTCATGGCCGGGCCGGACCAACTGGGGCAGCAGGCGGAGTGGAAA is a genomic window containing:
- a CDS encoding glycosyltransferase, with product MKLLHSIRTVNPARGGPIEVVRQFGLEHQRAGHDVRVASLDHPLDAWVRAFPFPVIAYGPAHFNFGYRADFVSRLIQDAREMDAVIIHGLWQYSGLGVWRAFRHRHPPYCIFPHGMLDPWFKRQYPLKHFKQMVYWRLAERRILRDARAVLFTCEEERRLAQNTFQPYHCTERITHLGVEPPPANAESARQAFLNHFESLKGSRLLLFLGRLHPKKGVDLLLRAFAKIAILNANWKLVMAGPDQLGQQAEWKQLASQLGLADRIVWTGLLQGELKWGAYYAAEVFTLPSHQENFGLAVVEAMACGVPVLISTAVNIHREITADNAGFAEPDQQDGIDRLLRRWLELPMAEQQRMRGNARRCFGQRFEVTRAAEQFISVLADLGIGK
- a CDS encoding glycosyltransferase family 1 protein, whose translation is MRVLLVANYPPDRQQSMWRLARLFSNALPQFGVRCEIIQPSPVFGGRLPSNRGLGKWLGYLDKYLLFPKSLARAAGRWMSGPPQDALIHILDHSNAVYTRVLQPWPHLVTCLDCLAIRSAQNEFPENPTRWTGKQLQQAILGGLNRACHIAAASLATARDVGRLCTLPPQRLSTIHLALNYGYAPMGESEAARHIKALLSRASFSATKLVEPFLLHVSGNQWYKNRPGLLRMYLLLVQQQPTVPRLILVGEPLPNVLRRFIAEHGLSDHVTVLTDCGDEELRALYTRAELVLFPSLAEGFGWPILEAQACGGRVLTSDVEPMPEVAGASAFFVNPRDDRAAAEVLGQAIQEPAASRRARIAEGLQNVQRFSLDNMMTQYVQLYRNLIKQ